From Mucilaginibacter gotjawali:
TACAGTTAAGTCAGCAGCCTTTTGCAGATAAAAAGCGGCAAGTGCGTAATCCTTTTCTCCAAAATATGCCCGGCCCAAATCATTAAATTTTTTTTGATCATTGTATTTTACCTTGTTCAGGCATTCAATGGCTCCGGCAAATTTTCCCATAGCCAGGTATGCGGACCCAATATTGTGTAATAAGGCATCCGTTTCAATACGATAAGGGAGCAAGCCCCGGTAGATTTTGAGGGCCTCGTCATATCGCTTTAGTTTTTTTAAGGCCGATGCCAGGTTATTTTGGTAAACAACCAAAAAGGTTTTAACATAAACCTGATGATCGGTTAATGTCGATATGGCCTTTTGGTAATAGGTTACACTCTGATTGTAATTACCGGATGAGTAGGCAATTACGCCAAGTGTATTATATAACCGTTCAAGCTCGCTAACCTTTGGGTATTTGTCTGCAATATGCTCAGCCTGGCTGTAGTAAATGGCAGCGCTGTCAGGCTGGTCGAGCTGGTAATAGGCGTTGCCGCAATAAACCAATGGTTTAAAAAAAGTGGAGTCGCTGATGTCGGGTAGTTTTTTTTTCAGGCTGATGGCTTCCTTCAAATAAATAACCGATTCCTTTTGCCTGTTCAAAACCTGCAAAAACGTAGCCGTTGAAATATAGGCCCTGAAAAGAAAATGATCGTCAATATGGTTAGCGGAAAGAAACCCGACCACCTTAAGATAGTTGGAAAGGGCTTCCTTATCCGTATTAGCCGATGGTGTAGCAGCATTGGAAAGCTTTTCGGCCCGGTAATACAATTGTTTATAATCTGCCTGGGGGCTTTCAGATACCCGGGTCGTTTGAAATAAAAAAAGGGCAGATAAAATACAGATGTATAATTTTACCAAATACATGGAATAAATATACCCAAATATACGGATCTGTTTTATTAAAATACTTTAGCGGCTTACTACGATGATACAGGGCGGCCTTGGCCTGCCGGGCTTATTTTGCGCAGAAGTAAATGCCATCGGTGCGGCAGCAAGGGAGGCAAACCGGTTGATCGGCGCGGCCAATATGGTCGTTTTCCGTTCGGTAAGAATATCCTGCAGGTATTGCGGAATTTCACCGGCGTTGCGGTAAAAATAGATCTTCACGTTCAGGCCGTTTAATGCTTCCCGGCTTTGGTCGTTTATTTTGTACTGCAGCTTCACTTCCTGCGTCGAACCTGTATCAATTAACTGGTCGCGTACAGATTTTGCAAGATTGATGGTTCCGTCCACCGGGTTTACTTCGATGCCCGCGTTTTTGCAGCCGCTGTTGGTATCAAAGGTGCTGCCATTATTAATTTGTGGAATCGGCGCCCCTGCATCAGCATTATAAATGGGGGTGGCAATACTATCGCCAGCCGCAAGGTTAAAAATTTTGTCCCTATAGTTGATACCCGAAATGGTAACGTAGGCAGTTTTGGCATTGCCCGAAGACTGATCAGTAAAAGTGACCTTAAATTTCAACCCGGTTTCGCTGTTATTTACATCAATTGCACCTGTGCTCTGATCTATTTTAAGACCATCCGGAAAGGAGGTGTACGAGCCCTGTGCAGGGCCGACCGGGTAAACTATATTCTGATTTGCATTTTTTATATAAAGTATGGAGTCAGCATATAATGGTATGACCTGCACAGGAATATTTACGGCAGGCGCTTTGTCCTTCTTACACGAGGATTGTATAAAAAAAGCAAAGAGCAGCACTAAAAAGATAAGCCATTTATACATTTTAACTTCCGGGTATTTCAACATAACCTGTTATGACAAAAGATAGAACAAAGTAGTGCACAAAATATTATGATAAATTCCTGTCGCCTGCTTTAACTGATCTTATTTATTAGTTAGTACGCACCAAAATAAGAAAGGTAACCATTGTTATTGATTTTTTTTTCTGAATACTTATAAATATACCTTTCATTAAAGGGCGAAACGAAAAGTATTTTATTTTATGCTTTCTGTTTCGCCACTGCTCATTTATATTTAATGCACCATTATATCACCATGAAGACTTTAACGCTCATCCGCGCACTGGCAATCGGGTTGTTTTGTACCAGCTTTATCCCATACCCCGATGACGCACGCATTTTGTGTACAGGTAACAATGATTGCAAAATCACCCACCTCCCCAACGGGCTCATTTATACCGCTAAATATGCTTTTTTTCACAGGGTCCATCGCATGTATACCTGTGCGGTGATTGGCGAGTTGTATAATCCTACGAAAAGCGAGCTTAGCCTCGACCGTACTCGTTTTTTTATGCGGCGCCAGGATAGTACCCGCTTTATAATGAATCCATTTGGAATTACCGACCCGCACGATATGTTTGAAAAAGTAAGGATTCAACCAGATCCATTCCCGGTAAAGGCAGGGCAAAAGCTCGATTATGTTTTCAGTTGGCGAACAGACACCAAATTGGCGCTGAAAGCATACAACGAAAGTATAGCCCGGGATACCCTTACTTTCTTATGGCAAAGCGAAAAACCAATTGCGTTGTTTAAAATAGTGTTGGCCCCACGAAAACATCACGGTGGATAACGGAGTTTTTGAAAAGAGTAAACTGTTTTTGGGTAACTTTCGTTCCCTTACCCCATCCAGGCCACCACATCCGCCATCTCTTCGGCTGTAATTTGATGCGCTATTGGGTATTCATTATAACTAAGTTTCACATTTAACGATTCCAGGTAAGCCTTTGCCTCCCGACCGTAAGCAATGGGCAATACGGAGTCGTGCAAACCGTGGGCAACAAAAATATTTAAACTGGCCAGTACCGGGGTTGGTTGCACCGACGGGCGTATTTGCTGAAGGATCCTCCCGCTCATGGCAATAATGCCTTTTACTGTTTCGGGCGCAGTAAGGCCCACACTGCAACTCATGATAGCGCCCTGGCTAAAGCCGCCCAGGTACACATCTTCCACTGCATATTTTTGTTTTACCTGCCGGATAAATTGATGAATAAGGCCCCGGCTTTCCGCTTCCTGCTGCTCATTGATTACGGGTTTACCTGTCGAAAAATCAACTTCAAACCAGGCATACCTGCCACCGCCAAGGGCATTTGGCCCGCGTGCAGAGATGAGCAGCAAATCGCCCGGAAAATACCCGTTAAGGCTATACATATTCTCCTCGTTGCCGCCTACGCCGTGCATTAAAATCAAGGCCTTTTTTTTGCTGCTAGCAGGCTGTGGTTCCTTGACCAGGTATTGTAAAACCAAATCCTGCTGCAATGCAACAGGATTTGGTTGATTTGTCGATATCACCATCGCTTCTTTATAAATAAAATCTATATCAATTTATCGGGTCAAATTTAACTGATGTCATGGTCAATGAACCGCCCACGGCCTGGTCATTAAAAAACGAAACCGCGTCATTTTTCCCTTTCAAACCAAGTGTATAAATCAGTGGTAAATAATGTTCGGGGGTAGGTATGGCCATCATGGCTTCCTGTCCCAGGCGTTCGTAATGGATCAAACTATCGTGGTCTCCGCTAGCAATCAGATCTTTAAATGTGCCGTTGATCTGCTTCGCCCAATCGTAGCCATAGTTGGGTTCATATAGCCTGTCCCAGGCCACCATGCGCAAATTATGAACAATGTTGCCGCTGCCGATGATCAGTACCCCTTTATCGCGCAGCTGCTCAATTTCTTTAGCCAGCTCGTAATGGTAAGCCGCATCTTTGGTATAGTCGATGCTTAATTGCAAAACCGGGATGTTCTCCAAAGGATACATATGCCTAACAATGGTCCAGGTGCCGTGGTCCAGGCCCCAGTCGTGCGACAACTCTACTTCGGTGGAATGGATCATCCCGGCCGTCTCCCGCGCTAAAGCAGGATCGCCGGGCGCAGGGTATTGCACTTCAAACAATTCCTTCGGGAAGCCCCCGAAATCGTGAATGGTCCGCGGGAAATCCATCGCAGTAACTTTGGTGCCTTTGGTAAACCAATGCGCCGAAACTACCAGCACTGCTTTGGGTACCGGGATCTCTTTGGCCATTGCTGTCCACCGTCTGCTAAACTCATTATCCTCTATGCCGTTCATCGGCGAACCGTGCCCCACAAACAGCACCGGCATACGGTAGGTTTTTTTTTCGAGTGTGTTTGTAAAATTCTTTAATTCCCTCAGGCTATTTATATCAGTCATTTTTATGTTCCTCTTTTTAAGATGCTTTAACAAACCCGAAAACTTGTTCGTATTGTTTGCAAGGCAATATTTTAACATACAAAAATACAGTAAACATGGCCCGGTTCCATTGAGCGCAGGCAAGAAAAACCATTGATTCAAATCAATGGTTTGGGCTGATTAAACAAACTTAATGGGCTGTTGCAAGCCTTTTGCGGATGCGGCTTAATGTTTCAGGGCTAAGGCCAAGGTAGGAGGCGATCATGTGCTGCGGTACCCGCCGCGCAATATTGGGATACAGGTTGATAAAATTCTGGTACCGATGTTCGGGGCTTAAACTGATCATCGCATTTACCCTTTTTTGCATTGCCAGGTAGGCGCCGGTTATTTGCATAGTGGTATAGGTTTCAAATTTGGGCACCTGTTTCAAGATTTCGTCCTGAGCCGATTTGGTCAACAGCACCAGTTCGCAATCTTCCAGCGCATCAATATTGTAGGTAGCCGGTTCGGCGGTCATAAAGCTATACAGATCAGAAATAAGCCAACCTTCCAAAGCAAACTGGAGGATATGTTCATTCCCGTTTTCATCCACCGAATACTCCCGCAGGGCGCCATTTTCAACAAAGGCAATAGCTTTGCATACGTCTCCCGCCTGTAGTAAATACTGTTTCTTTCGAAGTTTTTTGTGTTGCAGGTAACGGGTGATGATCTCCTGTTCAGCGCCGGTAAGGGCAACACTTTCGTTCAGCTTTTGGAAGAACCGTTCGTACATATCATGGTATTAATTTCACCGCTCAAGTTAATCTAAGTAGCCCAATTATCCAACCGTAAAGTAAATGGGGACAGGCATGGCTAAAAACGAAAAAGGCCGGTGATGTTTTATACACCGCCGGACCTGTTTCAAGGTTTACATATGTGGCTCTTTATGCTGACCGGCTATAAACGGGCCGTTCAAAACAGGCGGTATTAATGGCCAGGATATTATGGTCAAACTGGTTAGCGGGCACTTTCGATTTGGCTTTGATCCTCATTTTATACACGTAAATGGTGCGTTCACTGTATTCCAGGATCCCGGCAATCGTTTCGCAATCAGCAATGCCAAGGCGTACCAGCGCAAAAATCCTGAGGTCGGTGGGCAGCGGCTGGTTTTCCTTTGGCCAGATCTGGTCCTCAGGATGTAGCATTGCATTAAATTCTGACAGGAATGTAGGGAAGATCTTTAAAAAAGCAGCATCAAACTTGCTAAAAAAAGTTTCACGCTCCTTGCGGATGTTGATATCGTTGAAGGACAAACCTATTTCATTATATTTTTTTACCATCACCTTGCGCTCCACGCTGCGTTTGATCTTTTCCATTTTAAGCAGGTATGCTGATATTACACATACCAGGCTGGCGATATATGCTTCAGCCATGCGCGCATTTTCAGCCAGGCCGGTGTTTTGCTGTTCAAGCATGTCATTTTTTTGAAGTACATCAGCAGCTAAAACTCTTGATTTACTTAATTGAAAAAATAAAACCGCTGTAAATGCCATAAATAAAGCAGCCGCAAAAAAAGTAACACTGTCATACTGTTGCAATTATCACTATTAACAATCCTTCCAAAAGCACATTAATTTTTTTATACCGGTGTAGCCGGCCTGGTTCAATTGGTATCCTGATATAAAATTATGTTTTAAAACCGACAGTTTTATCGCACCTGAAGCAGTAATCCGCCAAAACGGCACCGCAAACGTTTGCGGTAATGTTTGCGGTTGAAAAATAACCGGGTGCCCCCGTTTATTTTAAGCCTGGTACCCGATCAAAAAGCGGTAGAAACAGCTTTGAAATTTAAGATCAGCGTTACCCAAAACAACCGGGCGAAGGGCTTAATTGAAAAAATAGCTACTTTTATTCACCAATTATTTTATACGATGTCCGAAGTTACGTTGAAAAAGCTTGCCGATCTGCTCAACCTGAGCATCTCTACGGTTTCACGGGCACTGAAGGACCATGAAGACATATCTGCCGAAACCAAAAACCGCGTTAAAGAACTGGCCCTAATACTTGATTATGAGCCAAATACCTATGCAGTTAACCTGCGCAATAATTTCAGCAGGGAATTTGCGGTGATTATCCCCTCTATTGCCAATGATTTTTACCAGTCTTTTATCAGTTCGCTGGAAAAAGAGGCAAGGTTGAACAGTTATTCGCTCATTATCCTGCAATCGGGCGACGACCCGCAAACCGAACTGGAATGTGTAAAACGATGCAAACAAAACCGGGTAGCCGGCATATTTGTATCCATCACTCAAAAAACAACAGACATCAGTCATTTTTTAAAACTGGCGGAGAGCCATATCCCGGTTGTTTTTTTCGACAAGGTGCCAGCTTCCGGCTTCTGCAACAAAGTTTGCGTGGATGATATATCAGCGGCACGCTTATCGGCAGAAACCCTGATCCTCAAAAAGAAAAAAGGCATCCTGGCTATTTTTGGTAACGAACAACTCTCCATAACCCAAAAAAGGCTTGATGCTTTTAAGGATACATTCAGCCTGCACAATTATGATGCCCGCCCGGATATTTATCACACCAACTCATCAGCCGGTGCGTACCATTACACCATGGAACAGTTAGCGCTGCCGCAGCAACCTGATGTTATATTTTGCATGAGCGATGAAATACTGATCGGGGTAATGCGGGCTGTTCAAACCGTTGGCTTACGCCCCCCCGCCGACATCGGTATTTTAGCGATCAGTGAAGGGCAGATTCCAACCTTCTACTTCCCGCAGATCACTTACGTGGAGACCAGCGGTTTTAAATTGGCAAAACTGGCCTTCTCTCGTATGCTGGGCTGTCTTGCCGGAAGCACACAGGTACAGGAACTAAAAACCGAATCGATTATTGTTGAAGGCGGCTCGCTTTAAACCCGGCAAAAACGCTGCCTTGTTACCGGTAAGGGGCGGTTTGTTGCCTTTGTACCCATTTAACCTTATAATGTAGTATTCTTTGCAGATCATTCCGGCACGGTATTCCGGAAAAATGAGCGCGAAGTTATAGTCTTTAAAATTACCCGTTACTTCATTGAAATTTTTGTAGGAAAATAAATTGGAAGGAATGATGAAATAAGCATTTTCGCCTTTGAGCAATGGCCTTTTATGATCATTCATCCAAAAGTACTGGTGCAAGCTGTAAGCATCGCCCAAACCCCAGGTTGCTATACCTGCCGGTTCGCATATATAGTAATCAATATGCGCTGCGGTGATCCAATCGGCGATAACTATGGGCGCCTGCGCTGTCATCATTTTTGTTTCGATATCCACCCGGCGAAGCGAATCAAATTTCATTCCGGCCTGCCTCCATCCGTACATATCCAATGTGGCGTCGTCAGCACCCATTTTCATGCCCTGTTTTTCTGCCGATAGCGTACCCGGGAAATAGTTAATGCTTAAAGTTCCAAGCAATGCAATGAGCATAAAATAAGCAACGCTCAACTTTAAAACCCAGGGGGTCTTCCTTTTGCCATGTTCCGGCTTAAGGGCCAACTGAACAGCCGGCAAAAGCAACAGGGTGCTCAGTGCAGGCCCCGGCCAGTGGGGCAATACCTCATTGAACAAACTGATCAGCAGGACGATAATGATCAATGGCAGGCTGCACAGCAACAGTATCCTTAATTCATTTTTCCCTACCAACAGTTTGCCCCTGGCGACCGCATAAATACCGGTGCAAAGGAGTACAAAAGGGATAGGGCCTGTTGAAAAAACTATTGCACTGAATTGCTTAAGAAAACGAACCATGTCAACGGGCGCCCCTGCCATAGTTACCCGGCTGCTATGAAACCGGTAGCTTATAAAATCGTGCTGAATATTCCAGATGATAATGGGCGATATGATGATGAGTGTAATTCCCATCGCCATAAAAACATATTTATTTTTAAATGCGATGCGGTTGTAAAACAATAAATACATCACCGCCCCAAGCCATAAGAGCACACCATGTACTTTACACATGATGGATAAACCAGCAAACAAGCCAAATAGCAGCCATTGCCGGCCATACTGTGATTCACCGGGGGCCAGGCGGACAATTTTAATGAGCATATAAATTGAAGCCAGCCAGAATACCATTTGAGGGCTGTCGGGCAAAATAAAGGCAGCTACGCTCATCCCCGAATAAATTGACGCAGCATACAGCAATGCGGCAAACCAGCCCGCCCTGGCGCTGTAAAGGGCAGCGCCGATCTTAAACATCAGCCATATACAAATGGAGGAAGAAAGAATTGCCCCAAGCCGCACAAAAACCTCGCCATGAAGCAATAAATTAACGGTTGTTAAGCGGATCAGCCAGGCAACTATCGGCGGGTGGTCAAAATAGTTCCATTGCAACTGCGTTGCCAGCGCACGGTAATAGGCTTCCACGTTACTCAACTCCTGCGTGCAGGCACTGAATATTTTTATTACTATTGAAACTGTTATAAGGTAAAAAAGTTGTTTGCGGTAAGTCAAAGCCGGGTTTTGTGCATCAAGTTTAAAAAAAGATTCTGTTTACATCCTGAACTTAAACAGTTAACCATTACGCTTAAACCAGCTAACTGCCCGCCGGTTTACTGTCCTACCATAAAGACGGCATTGCTGAACAGCAATTTCCCGTTCTCCCAAAAGCTGCGGAAGATCGGATCGTCAACCATGTAGATCACATTGCCGCGGCCCATGGGCTGCACGCCAATCAGCATCCCATCCTTAATTTTATCCTTACTTTTTTGGCCGACAAATCCGGAAATGTACCCGTCTTTTTTAACAGTGCCCACATTCCAGTCGTTTTCGCCCAGGTAATCATAAATATCATCGCTCAGTTTTAGCGAATAATAGTACGATTGCAAGCCGAAGCCAAGGGGGTGAGTATTATCGAGGTTGATCTTGTAAATCGCCCCCGGTACCGTTGCGCGAATGGCGTCCAGGTCGCGGTTGGCATATAAGCCTAAATTTGGTATTTTGGCTTTATCCTCAGTTTTATCATCTTTATTCCCGTCTTTTTTATCCTCCTTCTTTTTCAGGTCGAAACCTTTTTTGTCTGCAAGTTCAGCCACTGCATTTTGCATCACAATCAGTTTGCCGCCATCGCGAATCCAGCCCTGCAACCTTTCCGACGGGAAATCTTCATACTCGCCGTCAGCAAAAATGGCTACATCAAAATCCTGTAACCGGGCGCGTTTCAGGTCCTCATACTTAACAAGTGTGATCGGGTATCCTATTTGCTGCTCAAATAAATGCCACACTTCGCCCATAGCCTCGGCGGATACGCCTTCACCTGCGATCAGCATCACGTGCGGTGGCCGGATATAATGCACCACATCCGAACCGAAATCATGACCCTTATCCACAAAACCAGACGTTAAAGGCACCAGTTCGTGGTTAAGGCTGCCAGCTATTTGCATAACATCACCATCAAAATCGGCCCGGTCATTACCTGCTCTTGTAATCAGCAGTGAACCCGCTGCAAACTTTTTACCCCCTGCTTCAAATGGTTTTTCTGAATAGCGTACCTTAATTCCTTTTTTTAACAGCGCAGCCAGGAATTTGACATCCTCCACCGACTGCCAGGCCGATACATATGCATAGGCCCTGGGGTTAGCCACCGCTTCAGCTTTAGGCGAATACATGGTTAAAGAGGACGGCTTTAAGGATTCTTTTACGCCATAGGCTGTTAAACCGTAAGCAAACGGCAGCGACCACGCGGTGATATCATAGGTATTTGAGTCTGTAACAAAAGTCCGGGGTTCAAACAACACATTCAGCAAAACAGATTTTGATTGATACGCATTGATCACCAGGTCATTCGGGCCGGGGCTATAGCTTTCCGTTTTACCGGTCACATAGTCGTACCCGGTCACCGTCCCTTTCAGGCCAAAACCATATTCAATTTTATTACGGGTAAGTAAGGTGGTCAGCGCGTTGACCTTGCCGCTGTTGTCATTTTGAATCACATATGTTTTGTATTCGCCCGGCGGGTTACTTCGGCTTTTATCATAAAACTTTTTAAATTCTTCCACTAGTTTTTGAGCGTTTGCCGAAGCGGTTTCGATTGTGCTGATACTGGTAGAATGGTGGTGGGCAATCCTGTCGGCAAGGGTTAAGGTATCGCCTGAACGGGTAACAATAGCAAGCCCGGCGCCAATCCCGCCCTGCTCATAAGTCATCCCTATCGAGCCGCTATAAATGGGATAGGTATCACCATATGATGGATACAACAGGTCGAACTCCTGCCGCGTAAAATATAGCCATCCATTCTGGTCGAAATATTTCGCATTATTTTTACCGATAACGATTTGAAAATCGCGCTGCCATTGGGTGATCACCTTATGAAAAGGCTCGGCAGCCGGCGCGAAATAATAAGGCGCATTATAGCCCTGTTCGTGGTAATCCACGTGGATCTGCGGGAGCCATTGGTTAAACAGCGCCACCCTGGCCTGCGATTCCTTTTGGGTTTGCCACGCCCAGTCGCGGTTCAGGTCGAAGTAATAGTGGTTTATTCTTCCCTGCGGCCAGGGTTCCGAATGCTCGCGGGCCGAAGGGCTGGCATTGGGCAATACATCCCGTACTGAATTATAAAAATGAACATACCTGTCGCGGCCGTCGGGGTTTAAGCAGGGGTCGATAACAACCACTGTATTTTTTAACCAGGCTTTTGTTTGCGAATTGGCCGGATCAACCAAATCAAACAATACCTGCATAGATGTTTCGCTCGAAGCAGGTTCGTTGCCATGTACATTATAACTTAACCAGCAGATAACAGGAGTTTTAACGGTGGCAGCAGCAATTTCATCTGCACTTGCGCTGGCACTAACCGTTTTTTCAATAACGGTACTGGTATTTAAATTTCCAATTTTTCCAAAGCTACCGCTCGTTGCCTCAACTTCTGTTAAACCAGCCAAATGAAGGTTGTTCTTCCGGATTTCCTCCAGCCTGCCTATGTTTTCATCCGAGGCAACAAACATCGCCATCAGCGGCCTGCCCTCATTGGTACTGCCATATTGTACCAGCTTTACGTTTTTTGATACCTGCGCTATGTATTTGAAATATTCAATAATGCGGTAATGCGGCGTATATTGCTCGCCCAATTTATATCCTAAAAACCGTTCCGGCGAACGGATCTCCTGGGAAAAGGCTGTTGAAACAGCAATAAAAAAGGTAAAAAAAAGGCAGGTCAGCTTTCTGTTCATGGGGTCAGTATATGAAGGCTAATTTAAAAAAATAATTTGTCTGAACCGGGATGAAACAGATTTTTTGGATGATTTGGATGAAAAGACAATATAATATTACCCACCTGTTCCATACTCATACCTAATGGCTGCAATGTTAGGATAAGCATCCATCAGAGTAAACAGGCACATAGCTTTGAAACTTTCATCTATCCTAAAATCCTAAAAATATTAGTTCGGACAAAATTTTTCCGCACCTTTGCATATCTTCACATCTAAACTATGGAACCTGTACAGGCGCTTCAAAAATATTTCGGCTACAGCGCCTTCAGGCATGAACAAGGCGCCATTATTAACCATGTTTTAAACAAAAAAGATGTGCTGGCGCTGATGCCTACGGGTGGCGGTAAGTCATTGTGCTACCAGTTGCCGGCGGTTATGCTGGAGGGGCTGACAATAGTAATATCCCCCCTGATTGCCCTGATGAAGGACCAGGTGGACAGCCTGAATGTGAACGGAATACCCGCAGCATTCTTCAATTCAAGCCAAAACCCCGAAGAACAGGTACAGCTCACCACCAAGCTCCGTAACAACCAAATCAAACTGCTTTACCTCGCTCCCGAACGTTTGTTTGGCAACGAGAGCAAAATGATGGGGTTTTTAAAAACTTTGCCTGTTTCGCTCATCGCCATTGATGAGGCACATTGCATTTCGCACTGGGGGCACGATTTCAGGCCTGAATACCTGGCGCTGGCTGGTTTAAAGCTGGAATTTCCGAACATCCCGGTCATTGCGCTAACAGCAACCGCCGATAAACTCACCAAAAAGGATATCCTTGAAAAGTTAAACCTGAAGGACCCTGCCGTATTTATATCCTCCTTTAACCGCGAAAATATTACCTATAGGGTGGTGCCCAAACGAAAAAGCTTTAACCAGCTGCTTGCTTTTTTGGATGAACGAAAAGAAGAGTCGGGCATCATTTATTGCTTGTCGCGTAAATCGACAGAATCATTGGCCGCTGATTTAACGGCCGAAGGTTTTGCAGCCGCGGCTTACCATGCCGGACTGGACAATGCGCTGAAAGCAAAAACCCAGGAAGCGTTTTTACGGGACGATGTGAAGATCATTGTGGCCACCATCGCCTTTGGTATGGGTATCAATAAATCAAACGTACGTTACGTGGTACATATGGATATGCCCAAAAACATTGAGGGCTATTACCAGGAAACCGGCCGTGCAGGGCGCGACGGGTTGCCGTCGGAAGCGATGCTGCTGTATTCTCCCGGCGACGCCATAAAGCTGAAACAGTTTGCCATGATTGCCGATAACCCCGAACAAAGCCAGGTAATGCTGAACAAGCTGAATGATATGGTGCGTTATTGCCAGCTGCAGGCTTGCCGCAGGCAATTTCTGTTAAAGTATTTTGAAGAAGATTCTCCGCCAAACTGCGGCTCCTGTGATTATTGTTTAACCGAGTTTAAAAAATTCGACGGCACGCTCATCGCCCAAAAAGCCTTGTCGGCTGTGGCCAGGTTAAAGGAGCGGTTTGGCTATACCTATGTGATCGACTTTTTGCGCGGCTCAAAAAATGAAAAAATAAGGGAAGAACATAAAGCCCTGAAAACCTACGGCATCGGCGCCGATATCAGCAAAACCGACTGGCTGCGCTATATCCGCGAGCTTACCGGGATGGGCTATTTGTATGTTTCGGATGATGCCTACCCGGTATTAAAACTTACGCCCAAAAGTGATGCGGTGCTAAAAGGGCTGGAAAAGGTGATGCTGATTGAATCGCAAACTGTTGAGGAGCATCAGCATGCGGAAGCCACATTACCGTTTGAGGCGGAACTGTTAACCGAATTAAAAAATATCCGCCGGGACATTGCCCTGCATGAAAACGTGCCCGCGTATATTATCCTGTCGGATGCTACTTTGGTGGAGATTGCCACTTATCTGCCCCAAAGCCTGGATGAGCTGCGACTGATTTCGGGCTTTGGAGATGTAAAACTGGCCAGGTACGGCCGCGAATTTTTACTGCCCGTAAAAGACTTTTGCGCACGGAAAGGTTTAACCTCTAAAATAAAACAAAAAACAACCAAACGGGAGCGGAAAACAAAAACCGAACGGTCCGAAAGAAGCAGTAAACCGGCTGATACCGCTTTCCATACTTTTACTTTGCATAAAGCAGGCAAAACCATCCCCGAGATTGCCGCCGAACGGGGATTGGCAACTACCACAATTGAAG
This genomic window contains:
- a CDS encoding DUF6377 domain-containing protein; protein product: MQQYDSVTFFAAALFMAFTAVLFFQLSKSRVLAADVLQKNDMLEQQNTGLAENARMAEAYIASLVCVISAYLLKMEKIKRSVERKVMVKKYNEIGLSFNDINIRKERETFFSKFDAAFLKIFPTFLSEFNAMLHPEDQIWPKENQPLPTDLRIFALVRLGIADCETIAGILEYSERTIYVYKMRIKAKSKVPANQFDHNILAINTACFERPVYSRSA
- a CDS encoding alpha/beta hydrolase, translating into MVISTNQPNPVALQQDLVLQYLVKEPQPASSKKKALILMHGVGGNEENMYSLNGYFPGDLLLISARGPNALGGGRYAWFEVDFSTGKPVINEQQEAESRGLIHQFIRQVKQKYAVEDVYLGGFSQGAIMSCSVGLTAPETVKGIIAMSGRILQQIRPSVQPTPVLASLNIFVAHGLHDSVLPIAYGREAKAYLESLNVKLSYNEYPIAHQITAEEMADVVAWMG
- the ygiD gene encoding 4,5-DOPA-extradiol-dioxygenase encodes the protein MTDINSLRELKNFTNTLEKKTYRMPVLFVGHGSPMNGIEDNEFSRRWTAMAKEIPVPKAVLVVSAHWFTKGTKVTAMDFPRTIHDFGGFPKELFEVQYPAPGDPALARETAGMIHSTEVELSHDWGLDHGTWTIVRHMYPLENIPVLQLSIDYTKDAAYHYELAKEIEQLRDKGVLIIGSGNIVHNLRMVAWDRLYEPNYGYDWAKQINGTFKDLIASGDHDSLIHYERLGQEAMMAIPTPEHYLPLIYTLGLKGKNDAVSFFNDQAVGGSLTMTSVKFDPIN
- a CDS encoding LacI family DNA-binding transcriptional regulator; translation: MKNNRVPPFILSLVPDQKAVETALKFKISVTQNNRAKGLIEKIATFIHQLFYTMSEVTLKKLADLLNLSISTVSRALKDHEDISAETKNRVKELALILDYEPNTYAVNLRNNFSREFAVIIPSIANDFYQSFISSLEKEARLNSYSLIILQSGDDPQTELECVKRCKQNRVAGIFVSITQKTTDISHFLKLAESHIPVVFFDKVPASGFCNKVCVDDISAARLSAETLILKKKKGILAIFGNEQLSITQKRLDAFKDTFSLHNYDARPDIYHTNSSAGAYHYTMEQLALPQQPDVIFCMSDEILIGVMRAVQTVGLRPPADIGILAISEGQIPTFYFPQITYVETSGFKLAKLAFSRMLGCLAGSTQVQELKTESIIVEGGSL
- a CDS encoding Crp/Fnr family transcriptional regulator produces the protein MYERFFQKLNESVALTGAEQEIITRYLQHKKLRKKQYLLQAGDVCKAIAFVENGALREYSVDENGNEHILQFALEGWLISDLYSFMTAEPATYNIDALEDCELVLLTKSAQDEILKQVPKFETYTTMQITGAYLAMQKRVNAMISLSPEHRYQNFINLYPNIARRVPQHMIASYLGLSPETLSRIRKRLATAH
- a CDS encoding glycosyltransferase family 39 protein yields the protein MTYRKQLFYLITVSIVIKIFSACTQELSNVEAYYRALATQLQWNYFDHPPIVAWLIRLTTVNLLLHGEVFVRLGAILSSSICIWLMFKIGAALYSARAGWFAALLYAASIYSGMSVAAFILPDSPQMVFWLASIYMLIKIVRLAPGESQYGRQWLLFGLFAGLSIMCKVHGVLLWLGAVMYLLFYNRIAFKNKYVFMAMGITLIIISPIIIWNIQHDFISYRFHSSRVTMAGAPVDMVRFLKQFSAIVFSTGPIPFVLLCTGIYAVARGKLLVGKNELRILLLCSLPLIIIVLLISLFNEVLPHWPGPALSTLLLLPAVQLALKPEHGKRKTPWVLKLSVAYFMLIALLGTLSINYFPGTLSAEKQGMKMGADDATLDMYGWRQAGMKFDSLRRVDIETKMMTAQAPIVIADWITAAHIDYYICEPAGIATWGLGDAYSLHQYFWMNDHKRPLLKGENAYFIIPSNLFSYKNFNEVTGNFKDYNFALIFPEYRAGMICKEYYIIRLNGYKGNKPPLTGNKAAFLPGLKRAAFNNNRFGF